From Pedobacter aquae:
TGGGGAGGTAGAGTTAGCCCCCTCAATTGGTCTGAGAAAAACAAATGGATGTACATAGTTAAAATCAAAACCACGTTTACCCTCGGGTTCAGCATCAGCCCAGGTAATGGCTTGAAAAAGTCCTAATGAAAATCTTTTAGAAACATTCCAATCTAAATATTGGAAAGCTCCCCATTTTCCTCTATCCCCTAATCTCCTATCGCTAGTAAGGCGTGGTGCGCCAGGGTCTAGCATATAAGCGTAAATGGTTTGATAGGTAACATTACCCAAACTTGCTCTCAATCTAAAGAAAGAATAGTTAGCCGCTACATCAGATAATAAGATTGAACGGTAACCATCACCAATAAAATTTTTATCATATCCTAAAGCGAAGTTTAGGTATTTATTAGGCGTATAAGATAATAATGCAGTAGTATAGGCCCAATCCTTTATATCATTAGCCAGTTTACCATTTACTTGTCCGGGTATTATACGGTTTTCATTTATAAATTGCTCTTGATAAGCTGGGAAAATCCCTTGATTTTCGTATCCGCTGGTATAAAAAGAAAATTTACTTCCAACAGTAACTCCTATTTGATAGCCCCTAGTATTTAACCATATATTTTTTGCTGATTGCTCATCATAACCTAAAACCAAATCTGGTAAGAAATCAGCAAAAAAGGTAAACTCATTCTTTTTCACCTGTATAAGATGCTCTTGAAACAATTTACGATAAGCCCAGCTTCTCTTCATGGTATCAAATCCTATGTTATAAAAAGAATCAACAGCATTTTTTATAAGTGTATTATCGGCAAGAAATGGTTTAATAGAGCTATGCATCTTGGTAGATGGATGATAAACCT
This genomic window contains:
- a CDS encoding capsule assembly Wzi family protein, producing the protein MIKKIFITSFITILLFQVELLHGQTFNQNLQFSHQFYQKFNQEVYHPSTKMHSSIKPFLADNTLIKNAVDSFYNIGFDTMKRSWAYRKLFQEHLIQVKKNEFTFFADFLPDLVLGYDEQSAKNIWLNTRGYQIGVTVGSKFSFYTSGYENQGIFPAYQEQFINENRIIPGQVNGKLANDIKDWAYTTALLSYTPNKYLNFALGYDKNFIGDGYRSILLSDVAANYSFFRLRASLGNVTYQTIYAYMLDPGAPRLTSDRRLGDRGKWGAFQYLDWNVSKRFSLGLFQAITWADAEPEGKRGFDFNYVHPFVFLRPIEGANSTSPDKMRLGLNLKYEVLANTAIYGQFMIDEFTAKEFFARNGYWANKWALQLGFRGSNLFGVKRLNYLGEFNTARPYTYAHFDRLSSYTHYNQPLAHPFGANFREFVGIINYSLHRFDFNGQLTYAFYGLDPVNQNFGKNIFLSYNTRTLDYGSKVGNGVPTDFYFAKANVSYLINPKSNLRLELGGILRTEKNQLINSNTGIFTLGIRSSFRNFYDDF